The Sulfurospirillum sp. UCH001 genome segment CTTTTCAAAGTGCTCTTGAAACATCTGTACATTGTGATAGAGTGCATCCTTTGACTCGTTTGCATTTTTGCGTCCTTTAAGCAAAGAAAGCGCCATAATGCCACCACTTAATGCACCGCACAAGCCATGTTCTGTTCTAGCCATTCCACTCCCAAATCCTGAAGCTATCGCAGGAATAAGCGGCGAATCGATCCCATGCTTTTCAGCGACAGCTTTTAAAACTGCTTCGCTGCAGACATATCCACTTGAAAAATACTCTAGTGCTTTTTGTTCTATTGTTTCATTCATCTTCATTCCTTATGCAACAACGACTTGATCTTTGCCCGCTTTTTTCGCTTCATAAAGTGCATTATCGACTTTGTACACTAAACCATCTTGACTCTCTAAGCTACTAAGTTCCCCTAAGCCGATGCTCACTGTCAGGGGTTTTTGTAACAACTGCGTCAACACTTTATCTTCTTTAATAGCCTGACACAGTTTTTGTGCGATCTCCATTGCTTTCTCAGGAGAAACATCTACAAGTAAGAGTGCGAACTCTTCGCCGCCCCATCGAGCTATCATATCAGAAGCCCTTAGTTCCACTCGTAAGATGTCAGCAACGCGAATGAGTGCTTCATCGCCAATGAGATGACCAAACGTATCATTGACCTCTTTGAAGTCATCAATATCAATAAGAAAGAGTGTCAGTCTATTGATACCTTTTTTATAGAGCTTATAGAGTTTTTCAAAATGTTCGTTGAATTTTCTACGATTTGCAAGCCCCGTGAGAGCGTCTTCACTTGCCAGTTGAACAAGCTGTTTTTGGTAAATATTGATCGTGTAAAGAATAATAAATGTCACCAAAACCGTCACTAAAATTGATGCTAACAAGTTGCCATAAAACGTCTTCTTAAGCTCATCGAGA includes the following:
- a CDS encoding C-GCAxxG-C-C family protein, producing the protein MNETIEQKALEYFSSGYVCSEAVLKAVAEKHGIDSPLIPAIASGFGSGMARTEHGLCGALSGGIMALSLLKGRKNANESKDALYHNVQMFQEHFEKAFGACECASLLGFSLNSSDAGVKFKEGNCKACKCDLYVAFAAKEVELLLGN